The following proteins come from a genomic window of Mucinivorans hirudinis:
- a CDS encoding Dihydrofolate reductase translates to MISIIVAVADNGVIGCANKLIWHLSDDLKRFKRLTTGHPVVMGRKTFDSIGRPLPNRVNIVVSRDESLDIEDVVVVNSIDGAVGLFGTDEEIFIIGGGEIYRQSMPLADKLYLTLVHQTPEGDTYFPEIDHGQWKEVFREVHKGYEFVDFIRI, encoded by the coding sequence AATCGGCTGTGCGAACAAACTCATTTGGCATTTGAGCGATGATTTGAAGCGGTTCAAACGCCTCACCACGGGGCATCCCGTTGTGATGGGGCGCAAGACGTTCGACTCTATCGGTCGTCCGTTACCAAATAGGGTAAATATAGTCGTTTCTCGCGATGAATCACTTGATATAGAAGATGTTGTGGTGGTTAATTCGATAGATGGTGCAGTTGGATTGTTTGGTACGGATGAGGAGATTTTTATAATTGGTGGGGGCGAAATTTATCGCCAAAGTATGCCTCTGGCAGATAAACTCTATCTGACCCTCGTGCACCAAACTCCTGAAGGCGATACATATTTTCCGGAGATTGACCACGGGCAGTGGAAAGAGGTGTTCCGAGAGGTACATAAAGGGTATGAGTTTGTTGATTTCATTCGCATATGA
- a CDS encoding Vitamin B12 ABC transporter permease component BtuC: MKLKFIILLLLLVVFFATDVLLGSITIEPSEIFVHGSITNTLLFNFRIPKATTALVAGAALSASGLMMQTIFRNPLAGPHILGVSSGASLGVALFMLGSPLLGLGYIRELGIAFSAWVGAATVLLVVMTVSARLKNIMTVLILGMMFGSATSAFVDVLQYFSNDTALKGFVIWAMGSLGGVSTPQLSILAGSTIVGLLLAIWAVKPLNLLLLGENYARTMGLNVRLTRTIIFSSTALLAGGVTAFCGPIAFIGIAVPHIARMIFREANHRILLPASVLTGMVLMLACDIIASLPGSNTVLPINTITSLIGIPVVVMILWRGNR; this comes from the coding sequence ATGAAGCTGAAATTCATAATATTATTACTGTTATTAGTAGTATTTTTTGCGACGGATGTTTTGCTCGGTTCAATCACAATTGAGCCGAGCGAAATTTTTGTTCACGGGAGCATCACCAACACTCTACTCTTCAATTTCCGGATACCAAAGGCAACCACTGCGTTGGTGGCGGGAGCGGCGTTGTCGGCAAGCGGCTTGATGATGCAGACCATTTTTCGCAACCCGCTCGCAGGACCGCATATATTGGGTGTAAGTTCGGGGGCGAGCCTTGGAGTAGCACTATTTATGCTTGGCAGTCCGCTACTTGGTCTCGGATATATTCGAGAATTGGGTATTGCTTTTTCGGCTTGGGTGGGTGCGGCGACGGTTTTGCTGGTGGTGATGACAGTGAGTGCGCGGCTTAAAAATATAATGACTGTATTGATTCTCGGGATGATGTTTGGGTCGGCTACCTCTGCATTTGTGGATGTACTTCAATACTTTAGCAATGATACAGCCCTCAAGGGTTTTGTGATATGGGCAATGGGGTCGCTCGGCGGAGTGAGCACGCCGCAATTATCCATATTGGCAGGTAGTACCATTGTTGGGTTATTGCTCGCGATATGGGCTGTTAAGCCTTTGAACCTGTTGCTATTAGGCGAGAACTACGCACGTACAATGGGACTGAATGTGAGACTGACTCGGACGATAATATTCTCATCAACAGCTCTTTTAGCTGGTGGAGTAACAGCCTTTTGCGGACCTATCGCTTTCATTGGAATTGCTGTGCCACATATTGCGAGAATGATTTTTCGCGAAGCTAACCACCGCATCCTACTGCCGGCATCTGTGCTTACGGGGATGGTATTGATGCTCGCTTGCGATATAATAGCCTCGCTTCCCGGTAGTAATACTGTGCTACCAATCAATACTATAACTTCGCTAATTGGCATTCCCGTGGTGGTGATGATTCTCTGGCGGGGGAATAGGTAA
- a CDS encoding putative iron(III) ABC transporter ATP-binding protein, giving the protein MIIKNLTLSYSADKILLRNFSKELSAGSFIALVGRNGVGKSTLLRALAGVSRCAGGDVLYGEKSLYQMRNSELSRTIALVTTEIVQSPNLKVEDVIEMGRAPYTNWSGSLDKEDKDIVNQAIETAGISYLRGKEIDRLSDGERQRVMIARAIAQQTPVILLDEPSAFLDLPNRYQIVMLLAEIAQSEGKIIIFSTHDLQVALRFASEIWIMTPKGITAGSPEMLRATSSFNLIFEDTALKFNSITGEVEF; this is encoded by the coding sequence ATGATAATAAAAAATCTTACTCTCTCATACTCAGCCGATAAGATTCTTCTTCGGAACTTCTCAAAGGAGTTGTCGGCTGGCTCATTTATAGCTCTTGTCGGGCGTAACGGAGTAGGTAAGAGCACATTGCTTAGAGCTCTTGCCGGAGTGAGTCGTTGTGCCGGAGGTGATGTTTTATATGGCGAAAAGTCGCTGTATCAAATGAGAAATAGCGAACTATCAAGAACTATTGCTCTGGTAACCACTGAAATAGTGCAATCACCTAACCTAAAAGTTGAAGATGTGATTGAGATGGGGCGCGCACCATACACTAATTGGAGTGGAAGTTTAGATAAGGAAGATAAAGATATTGTTAATCAAGCCATTGAAACGGCAGGAATATCTTATTTGCGCGGAAAAGAGATAGATCGATTAAGCGATGGCGAGCGTCAGCGGGTGATGATTGCGCGGGCTATTGCTCAACAAACTCCTGTTATTTTGCTAGATGAGCCAAGTGCTTTTTTAGACTTACCTAATCGTTATCAGATAGTTATGCTTCTCGCTGAGATAGCACAAAGCGAGGGGAAAATAATAATTTTCTCCACCCATGACCTACAAGTCGCGCTCAGATTCGCTTCTGAAATTTGGATAATGACACCCAAAGGAATTACCGCCGGAAGCCCCGAAATGTTGCGTGCCACATCATCTTTTAATTTAATTTTCGAGGACACAGCACTTAAATTCAATAGTATAACCGGAGAGGTGGAATTTTAA